The nucleotide sequence AGAATAAATTTCTTTTGTGCAATAAGGGATTTGAAGTATATATTTTACTAAGACTCATTGGGTACTTGATGGAGTCTTCAAGTTGACTCAACTTGGCTGACTATTGGGTCGAGTTGAGATTTTGGGTTTTTGAATTATGGTTATGTGTAACAGCACATATTACTGACTAACAATACGACAGTAAgagaacaaattttttttttgtgcaatgAGGGATTTGAAGTATATATTTTACTAGTTTCGGTTCAGATTAGAATTCTAGTAGTCCAAATCCAATCCATATTCTAGTGGGTCATTTTGTGAACCCAAGCAGCATCCAAAGAACTTCAGTTCAAGTTGGACTGGATTAATTTTGAATCATTTCAGTATTGGAAGCAGGAAATCCACTAGCACCCCTACTTGTGGGTGATGCATTCTTCATATGATGGTGCTGGAGATGGATCATGCTTTTGCATTTGTGCTGTTTCTAAGTTTTTTTGGCCCCTATAGTTGCTTTTGACATCTTTGTGCAGCTTCATTTTTCTGACTATACTTTCTTGATATCTGTTGCTTTCCTGCTAAGATACATCCACCTCCCTGTTTGGTTAATTAGAGAAATATTTGTTCGGTCATGGATTTTGTTATGTTTACTTTTATTGAACTTTTAAGCTAAGTGCAAAACTGTCAATTCTAGTATAGCTGTCAATTTTTTTGTCAACAAACACATTGATATATACATACTATTAGTAATACAAACTCATGAGCTGACATTCATCCATCAAATCGGAGGCAATAGAAAAAAGGCTTCCTGAATCCTTCAAGATTCAACCCTTTTAAGAGCTATGCATTTCAACATTACCATCTTCTCCAAATCTCGCCTTACAACTTCTGCCCGTGTTACCACATGCCTGTTCCTTCTTCTTGTTCCTTTAATGCAAATCTGATCACTTCCCATACTAGTGCCATATCGGATTCTAGCTACTCATGCCCAAATTATCTCTCTATGATTTAATGTTGATTGATTTAACTTtcactttttctaaatttagtAGCTGCTTTTTACCACGTACATATCACCCCAAAATTTTAATCTCTACAATGCTCATGCCTGAAACTCCTCTGCCGTGCCATATTTTAATCTGTAAAACTTTGTGGGCGTTATAATTGTCTCATAAAATTTTCTTGTTAGTTTCATGTGCATGTGATTCTCACACAACTTTCCTACAGTATCTCTATTCTTTTATATAAAGAACATCTAATTAGCAAAATGATCACATTGGAGTATTTTTCAGCCATCAATTATTAATGGAACCTCAATTTTCCTTTGCAGTCAAGGTACTTTGTTTTAGTTTTGCAAGTTCTTCTAGACCCTTGTCCTGCAAAATTTTCACTTTGTTCCTATTTTTTATTCATCCAAGCATTCATGGATCAAACTGctgttttaatataaaaaatttacaTGCTAAAGAATGTACAGTACTTGGATCTAAATATTGACCAACTCAAGTATAAGATAATTGACTTAATTGATTGGAACTTGGAAGTAATAGGTTGAGTAATGTTGACTGCTTTCTTGAGTGagaaaattttatatgaagtcaACATGTTTATTAACCCTGCTGAATGAGGTTAACTGCTTCACTGTAAGAGACATTTATAGTCCTGAGAAATCTAACCTTGCTGGATACATAATTCATTTAATTCAAAAAGTTCGTGAAATGTGGCAATAAAATTTCTCATTTATAGATCCTCAATTAtagctatgatttttttttcgctACTTATCTTAAAGCTTTATTCTGTTGGTATTAGGGTGGAGCAAATGCTGGACATACCATCTATAATGCTGAGGGAAAAAGGTTTGCTCTCCATCTTGTTCCATCAGGAATCCTTAATGAGGAAACTCTCTGTGTTATTGGTAATGGACCTGTAGTGCATCTTCCTGGATTATTTGAAGAAATTGATGGTTTGGAGTCCAATGGAGTTTCTTGCAAGGGAAGATTACTAGTATCCGATCGTGCACATTTGTTGTTTGATTTCCATCAAGCTGTAGATGGACTTAGAGAAGCAGAGCTTGCAAATTCCCTTATTGGGACAACTAAGAGAGGAATTGGACCATGCTATTCTAGCAAGGCAATAAGGAATGGATTAAGAGTTGGTGATTTGAGGCATATGGACACTTTTCGTCAGAAACTTGATATTTTACTAAGAGATGCAGCTTCACGGTTTAAGGGATTTAATTATAATGCTGACATGCTCAGAGAGGAGGTTGAGAGGTACAAGAGGTTTGCTGAACGATTGGAACCCTTTATTGCCGATACCGTGCACTTCATCAATGAATCCATCTTGCAGAACAAGAAAATTTTGGTTGAAGGTGGTCAGGCAACTATGTTAGACATTGATTTTGGAACCTACCCATTCGTAACTTCCTCAAATCCTTCAGCCGGTGGGATTTGCACCGGCCTGGGGATTGCTCCAAGATGTGTTGGTGACCTTATTGGAGTGGTGAGAACAATCAGTCCTTTTTCTTCAAATCCTTTTGCTTGAGTGTTATAACATTTTCGTATTAaatctcctcttcctcccttttgTGCAGGTAAAAGCTTACACAACTAGAGTTGGCTCAGGTCCTTTCCCAACTGAAATCTTAGGTAAAGGTGGTGATCTCCTTAGGACTGCTGGAATGGAGTTTGGAACAACTACAGGCCGTCCTCGACGTTGTGGCTGGCTTGATATAGTTGCACTTAAATATTGCTGCCAGATTAATGGGTTTTCGGCTCTCAATCTGACCAAGCTTGATGTCCTGTCCGAGCTTCCAGAAATTAAACTGGGTGTCGCTTACAAACAACTTGGTGGTAAAAGAGTGAAATCATTCCCTGCAGATCTTCAAGTTCTGGAGCAAATACAGGTAAGTTTGTGATAAATATAAGAGTTTTCTGTTAAAACTGTTCTGTGTAATTTGGaatttatcttaaacgtttCGTTCCTGTATATAGGTGATGGattttctttcatgaaaacaaatTCCTGTTCTATTTTCTATTTCTACTGGTATTATGGGTTATATTTTATCCCAAATTACGAAGTTAACTTACAGAACTACGGTTGGATCACTGCATGGAAAAATTTATTTGGATGAAACTCCTCGATCCTCCTGTATACAAGATTTCCATCTAAACAGTTGCTACCTGaaagctttttttaaaaaaatgttataAGGAGAAAACCCCTTTAGATATCTGTAAAGATTTCAACTCTCTGGTGCTTTTCTTTTTCGACTTTAATATTTGTGGGCctgcttcttcttccttttcttttagccCTATTTATCTCTTTCT is from Phoenix dactylifera cultivar Barhee BC4 chromosome 6, palm_55x_up_171113_PBpolish2nd_filt_p, whole genome shotgun sequence and encodes:
- the LOC103715918 gene encoding adenylosuccinate synthetase, chloroplastic → MGVSSLTLEHASIYPRRRWTSAGGGNWSSAGSPSRIRIPCSVGPWRDPQRSGRAAAASDPSSSLKVTASAAPATAEVEKGGEIGPVGSLSQVAGVLGSQWGDEGKGKLVDVLAKHFDIVARCQGGANAGHTIYNAEGKRFALHLVPSGILNEETLCVIGNGPVVHLPGLFEEIDGLESNGVSCKGRLLVSDRAHLLFDFHQAVDGLREAELANSLIGTTKRGIGPCYSSKAIRNGLRVGDLRHMDTFRQKLDILLRDAASRFKGFNYNADMLREEVERYKRFAERLEPFIADTVHFINESILQNKKILVEGGQATMLDIDFGTYPFVTSSNPSAGGICTGLGIAPRCVGDLIGVVKAYTTRVGSGPFPTEILGKGGDLLRTAGMEFGTTTGRPRRCGWLDIVALKYCCQINGFSALNLTKLDVLSELPEIKLGVAYKQLGGKRVKSFPADLQVLEQIQVDYEVLPGWHSDISSIRNYKDLPQAARQYVERIEELVGVPIHYIGVGPGRDALIYK